Part of the Armatimonadota bacterium genome, CCAGCCCCGCCGCCGCCATCGCATGCGTGATCGCCGCCGTCAGCGTCGTCTTCCCATGATCCACGTGCCCAATCGTCCCAATGTTCACGTGCGGCTTCGTCCGCTCAAACTTCGGCTTCGCCATCGCTGCCAGCTCCCTCCCTGCGCCTCACCTGGTCTGTACCGTCACCCGCTGGGCCACGACCTGCCTAGGCGCGCGCGCCGGCGCCCGCGCGCACGCGGATCTCCTCGGCGATGCTGGGCGGGACCTCCTCGTAGTGCGACGGCTCCATGGTGTAGGTCGCCCGGCCCTGGCTCACCGAGCGCAACGCCGTGGCGTACCCGAACATCTCGGCCAGCGGCACGAGCGCCCTGATCACCCGCAGGGTCCCCTGCGCCTCCATCCCCTCGATCCGGCCCCGCCGCGCGTTCAGGTCGCCGATGACCTCGCCCATGTACGCCTCGGGCGTGACCACCTCGACCTTCATGATCGGCTCCAGCAGCACGGGCCGGGCGCGTGCCGCCGCGTCTTTCAGCGCCATGGACCCGGCGATCTTGAACGCCATCTCGCTGGAGTCCACCTCGTGGTACGACCCGTCCACCACGGTCACCCGGATGTCGATGAGCGGGTACCCGGCCAGCACGCCGCTCTCGGCCGCCTCGCGCACCCCGGCCTCCACCGCCGGGAGGAACTCCCGGGGAATGGCGCCGCCGGTGATGCGGTCCACGACTTCGACGCCCCCGCCGGCCGGCAGCGGCTCCAGCTCGATGACGACATGGCCGTACTGCCCGCGGCCGCCCGTCTGCCGGACGTACCGACCCTCGCCGCGGGCGCGCTGGCGGATCGTCTCCTTGTAGGCCACCTGCGGCCGGCCGATATTGGCCCCGACGTTGAACTCTCGCAGCAACCGGTCCACGATGATCTCCAGGTGCAGCTCGCCCATGCCCGCGATGATCGTCTGCCCGGTCTCCTGGTCGAAGCGCACGCGGAAGGTGGGGTCCTCCTCGGCCAGCTTCGCCAGCGCCGTGCTCAGCTTGTCGGCGTCGGCCTTGGTCTTGGGCTCCACCGCCACGGCGATGACCGGCTCGGGGAAGTGCATCGCCTCCAGCACGATCGGCGCGGCCTCGTCGCACAGGGTGTCGCCGGTCTGGGTCACCCGCAGGCCCACGGCGGCCACCACGTTGCCGGCGGTGGCCTCCCCGATGTCCTCGCGGTGGTTGGCGTGCATCTGGAGGATCCGCGAGACGCGCTCCTTCTGCCCCTTGTTGGCGTTGGTGACGTAGGACCCCGCCCGCAGGGTGCCCGAGTACACCCGGAAGTAGGTCAGCTTGCCCACGTAGGGATCGGTGACGATCTTGAACGCCAGCGCCGCAAAGGGCCCCGCGGGATCGGCCGGGCGCTCGACGGTCTCCCCGGTCCGGGGATCCACCCCGCGGACCGGCGGCA contains:
- a CDS encoding GTP-binding protein; amino-acid sequence: MAKPKFERTKPHVNIGTIGHVDHGKTTLTAAITHAMAAAGL
- the fusA gene encoding elongation factor G, translated to MPVATREALRTIRNIGIVAHIDAGKTTTTERILFYTGRVHRLGEVDEGSATMDFMVQERERGITITSAATTCYWRDHRINIIDTPGHVDFTVEVERSLRVLDGAVVVISAVEGVQPQSETVWRQADRYRVPRIIYINKMDRTGADFLRTVAMVRERLGANPVPVQLPIGAEDGFEGVVDLIRMKSIIYLDDLGTRSDETDIPAALRDQVEAMRERLLEAAADLDDALAAKYLEGHEITEEELRATLRRGTIEARLVPVLCGSSFRNKGVQPLLDAVVDYLPSPLDLPPVRGVDPRTGETVERPADPAGPFAALAFKIVTDPYVGKLTYFRVYSGTLRAGSYVTNANKGQKERVSRILQMHANHREDIGEATAGNVVAAVGLRVTQTGDTLCDEAAPIVLEAMHFPEPVIAVAVEPKTKADADKLSTALAKLAEEDPTFRVRFDQETGQTIIAGMGELHLEIIVDRLLREFNVGANIGRPQVAYKETIRQRARGEGRYVRQTGGRGQYGHVVIELEPLPAGGGVEVVDRITGGAIPREFLPAVEAGVREAAESGVLAGYPLIDIRVTVVDGSYHEVDSSEMAFKIAGSMALKDAAARARPVLLEPIMKVEVVTPEAYMGEVIGDLNARRGRIEGMEAQGTLRVIRALVPLAEMFGYATALRSVSQGRATYTMEPSHYEEVPPSIAEEIRVRAGAGARA